The segment AACGAAGAAGTTCATCTCACACATTGGTGAAAGGAAGAAGTCGACTTTAGGTCCTCAACTTTCGCGAAAGTCTACTTTTCATCCCTGAACTTCAAAACCGagtaaaatacatccctcaactttttaaaccatgcatattacgtccctgacatggttatgagcggttttcaaggcagttttgtttttttatttttatttattttggctaaatatttgtaaaattatagtaaatcacataaaattcataaaatagaaaatctgattttgttgtactccagataagtagatctacacagtaaacatataatatggtatgctttagtacaaagtttttgttgtagctttagatctgtgtttttccataattaattagaataattcatagctataaTTTGTATAGTCTAATTGTGGTTATTTTTTATGTTgggctaattattatatgtgTTAAActgtggtaaaaatttcataatcATTAGATCATgtgtaacttagttatagatttattaagatttaacaagcataaacctaaataaatctacTTTACGTCCCTCAACTTTCGCAGAAGTCTGATTTTCATCCCTAAACTTTAAAACCGAACAAAATACATCCTTCAACTTTTAAACTGTGCACATTACATCCTTGACCTGATTCTGAAAGCggttttacctttttctttttatttattttggctgatttttttgaaaaatcacagtaaatcacataaaaatcataaaataaaaaactcaattttgttggacttcaaatcagtagatctacacattgaatatataatatagtatattctagtacaaaattttttgatgcatctttagatctatgtttttctgtaattaattagactaattatagctacattttctatggtccaattgtgatgaaatttatatggtgagctaattattctatgtttgagttatagtaaaaattttatactcattgaatcacgtattacttagttatagatttatttatgtttatgcttgttaaattataataaatctataactaagttatacatgacctaaggagtatgaaatttttaccatagtttaaacatataataattagtccaacataaaaaattcaccacaagtgtaccatacaaactatacctatgaattattctaattaattatagaaaaaacagatctaaagctacaataaaaaatttgtactaaagtGTACTATATTATAcgttcactatgtagatctacttatttggagtccaacaaaatcagatttaatattttatgaattttatgtgatttactataattttacaaatatttagccaaaaaaaaaacaaaactgccttcaaaaccgctcataacATGTTCAGGGACGTAATATGCATGGTTTCAAaaattgagggatgtattttacccGGTTTTGAAGTTCAGGGATGAAAAACAGACTTTTGCGAAAGTTGAGGGACCTAAAGTGGACTTCTTCCTTGGTGAAACAATCTAATGATTTTCAGTCCAAAAACAGTTTTGCCTCGTCGAAGTATTGTTGGAGTCCGAGTTTAATCACAACTCACAAATTAGGTATTAGCCCTCCTTCAACTATGAAACACTGCAAATTACCCTCGTATCCATCAAATTACCCTCTTTTCCATCTATAAAAGGGACTGTTTGGATGAGCTAGAGCAGTTACTAGTTGGGTTAAAAATAACTCAAATTAGCTAAAATTGGCTAGCTAGTAGGCCAAAAATTAGTACTAGAGCTAGTTTAGATTAATTTTTAGCTAGCTAGTGATTAGCTCTTCTATCAAGCAAGCTCTAAAGATGGTTTCGCACTAACATCGTGTTAATGTAATAATGAAATTTCCACTAACATGCTAACAAGGATGTGATATTCTGATATGGCAActaaaataaacaaaaaaaagataaatgggACCCACATGCTAGATTCAGGACCCTATTTCCAGGCCTACTGCTAAGGAAAGGCTCGAATCAAGCCAATTTTGTTTAGATCTAGGTCCATAGTGTTAGAGATGAGGAATAAAATGGAAAAAGTATACCTCGTATGTTAGCCCACGTCAAGGCAACGTTAGCATATGGAGTGGGTCAAGCCCATTTAGATCCAAAAATGAGATCTAAAACCAAATTTAGGGAtccaaaaaataatattttgagaGTATATAGATAGACTCATATAACACCTCTTGCCAATTATACAGAGACCGGTTCTGAATTTTACTCAAGAGAAAATATACGAGACTAGCAAATCTTGAACTAATTTCATAACTCCCAAagataaagaaaaaagaaaccAAGAACCTTTACAAATGTATAAAATTCTCTCTACAGCATGTTGTTGGCTTACAACAAGAGGTTACGAAAACCTGCAATACCAGTACACCACGCTGTATGACGCACACGGAGCCTATATGCACGCCCACTAACGAGACTGTACAACACACAGTTACAAAAGGGCTGTTGACACGGGCAATCACAGATTCACAGATCACAATTTACACACGTCATACAAAATCGCTATCATGCACAGGCGTTGAGGCGTACATGCTCAAGCTGAACGCTCCCGTGCCAGCAGCCCGGTTCACGCGAAAAAGCCTCCCCCCTAACCCCCTTCTACAAATGGCCGAAAGACAAAGCACATCCAAATCCATCCCCAAAAAAGGCAACCACGACATGCGTCAACTCTCAGAAACGACCACCCGGAGTCCCGGACGTTGGACACAGGACACACCTCTCCTTTTACAttgtctttctttttttttttcacgaGAAGCCGATGGTCTTACCGAGCAGCCACAGGAACAGCGTCCACTCGAGCATGAAGATGGTATGCAGGTACGACCGGTCCAGCGTGAACCCGAACACGGTGATCCCGGCTCTGTTGTTCTCCAAGTATGTCACTGCAAGGGAATCAATCAGTCATGGGATGACAGGAGCAGGgtaaagaaaaaagaataaactGTAGGTAGGAGGAGAGGTAATTGTAGGCTGATTGATTACCAAGTGCCTGCCTCTTTTGGAAGGAGATGACATGCGCATGCGGCATATGAATCTTGGTGTTCTCCAGGAGATCTTCGTCGCCGGTCTCCTCGCTGTACTCTGTGTCGCTGTCGCTCTCGGGTTCTTGCTCGATCATGGAGTTCTGGTTGGACCCGGGCTCCCCGTCCTCCAGGACGGGCTCGATGGTGCAACAGGCGTGCCACTTGGTGGTGTGGCCGGTGAGGGCCTGCGCCTGGTGGGTGATCTTGGCGGCGCTGCTCAGGATTATGATGAGCCCGGACATGAGCACAACTGAACATAGCTGAAAAAAATGTGAAGAAAACAAAATATTAGGATATCCCTAGTCGTCAGTCAGGGAGGAAAAAGATAGACAGCGATCGAAACATTGAATCGTTCTTAGGATTTTGAAACTGTCGTTGGAATAAATACGCGAGCTTGTGCTACCATAAATCCATAAATCGCAGTCTGACTCTGAAACTGGAATTGTGCTTTTAGTAGTACAGGCTGGAATCTCTGTGGAGTGTGCAAGGATGTGAGTCCGGGAATCCTACTCTCTGACCTGGCATGCTTTCAAAATGCTTCTAACTGGAGTATATAGTTGTTAAGCATTCTCTTTCAGATGAAGTGTCGTCTCGTGTAAACTGCAATCTATGTTGACTCACATTTGTAGTAATGCAAAAAATAGCTGAAGTAAAGTTGCAACAGAAACTTGGAATTTAGCTGCTCTGCTTGTGATGTAAACTGTCAGTACCATTATCAATGTCCTTACTCACACGGCTTTGGCAGAGTGTTTTTGCATGTTTACCTCCAGAATTGAGAGGAATATAGGCGTGTAGCGGGAGATCTTTTCAGAATCAAGACCCAGCGCCAGACAGATCATAGCTAGCTAGTTGGGCGCGTATCACATCACGCCTCAGTTTCTCTGTTTCTGACACCACGCTAATCAGTATTACTAACTAACGAGCTATTGGGTCACAACACAATACAACCATCCATAATTCCCAGTCCAATTCGCGTTCAGACCACCTGTTGTGTTTTCCCCATTTGATTAGGCCCGATTCTTGATCCCTCCACGTAGGCAATCCATCAGTCATCTCAAAGATTCTATATTGTCCCAGTTGCgcctttttttttaaagaaaaaaacGTGAGGCATCGGCAATTATTGATTCCGTCAAAATTAAGAAAGCAGTCTCTGTAAAGTTATCTCTCTCCCTCCTTAATCAGGTTCGCCGTAGGAAACATAATTGGACGAATGAATTTGGGAATTCAAAAAATTGTGCCTAATCGAGCGCAGTGCAGTTCATAAGAATTTGAACACAAAACCGAGCAATTCAGCAGTAGTAACTTAGTAAGGACTACTCACCGCGAGCTCGCCGGTGTTGAGGAGGTCGTCGACGGAGTCGCGTCGCGTGGTGAGAAGCACGGATGCGAACTGGCTGGCGGTGGCGATGAGCAGAGCAGCGACGATGAACTTGCGGAAGCGATGGCTGATGACCTTGAGCTGCTTGCGGATGTCGAGGTGCTCTCTGAGCACGGTCTCCACCCCAGCCCGTCCTTCCTCGACCTCCTCGAGCAGCGATCCGGCGAAGTCCTCGAGCCTGAGCCCCTGGAGGTGGCAGATGAGCCGGAAGAGGACGCAGGTGAGGAGGTAGACGGCGCTGCGGTACATCCAAGACGCCATCTCGAGGGAGCACGCGAGGACGTCGCTGAGGACGTCGTTGGCGAAGAAGGGGACGCGGTCGGCGGAGGTGGCGTACCACCAGGCCTTGTAGGCGGCCTCGGCGGCGAAGCAGGGCGCGACGAGGGAGGCCAGGAGGCGGAAGGAGAAGGCGAGGCGCGCGGTGTAGTTGAGCCTGACGCGGTCGCTCTTGCCCCGGAGCTTGTCGAGGTGGAGCAGGCGGCGGAGCCCGACGCGGCggaaggaggaggagaggcaGAGGAACCCCGCCGCCGAGGCGGCCGAGAGCGAGAGCTGCACGACGGCGGAGAAGGGCCGGCGGGAGGCCCGGAAGGCGAGGAGGAAGTGCGCGGCGGCCGGGACGATGATGGCGAGGACGAGGAAGAGGAGCCAGGAGAGCGCGGCCTGCGCTGGGCCCGACGAGTGGTCCATGCACACCCACCGCAGGCAGGAGCGGAACCACTGCAGCTCGTCGTCGGCGCGCGACGCGCACCGCTCGAGTAGCACCCCGCGCTTCAGCGCCCGCGGGAGCAGCGGCTCCGCCGACGCCACCGCCGCGGTGGAGGCGCTCAGCCGCCGCCCCATGGGGACCAACTGAGCAAGAGGGAGGCGATCGGTCGGTCGATCAGCTCTGGTCGGTCGGTCGGCCGCGCTCTTTCGTTTCGTTTGCTTGGGCGGGCAGCGTGGCCGTGGGTGGTGGTGGCGGGGTACAGTACaggtggaatggaatggaatgggAATCCGAGCCCGAGCGGGAGGAAGGAGGCGTGGGGTTATATAATGGTGGCCGGCGGTGATTGGGAACGGGGTTGCGTGCGCTGGGGACCTAGGTATCTGTATCTCTGGTCCGGTGGTGGGACCGCGTGGAATGCAGTGCAGGTGCGTGGCGGGGACACACAGGACGGCGGATGCCATGGGAGTGGCGGAGTTGGATGCTTCTTGCTTCCATCAGCAGAGCAGGAGCAGAGGAAGGAGGATTCACGGAGCAAACGGCGATTTTCTTTCGGTTTTCACGGCAGGATGGCGACTTGTGTTTGACGTACAGCTAAAACACGGCGGTACCTGGGTCTCGGCTGTCTCGCATTGCAGCATCGGTATTGTTACTGAGGCTTGATTAGTTCTGCACTTAAATTTTTTCACCTATCACATCGAACCTTGGTACATATGTATAGTTAAAagaaaatgaaaacaaaaaaaaactataagagcaagtattatagtgggccggctaaatgctgaggtggatgagagagaagatgagagagagtaaaagcgggccgtaagcttacagccggctcagacacaaaaaccaagaaaGTTTATGAGAGGGACAAGTGGACCAtatattaatagtgatgagctaaccaTTATATGAGTAGACTGCAAGAAGACTGTAAAGAAAGCTTACAGCCAGCAGCTGGCTGTATTATTAGCCTTgctctaagggcactcacaatgcaagactctatcacagagtccaagacacttaattgcatattatttatgatattttgctgatgtggcagcatatttattgaagaaagaagaagaaaaaaataagactctaagtcttatttagactccaagtctacattgttcgaagtaataaataactttagactctatgatagagtctgcattgtgagtgccctaattatatagtttatctataaatcagaAGATgagtcttttaaacctaattaatttataattagacatcaattgttaaataaaacaaaaattctACAGTAtgtaaatctaaaaaattttcgtaAGTAAACGGGGCCTGACTCGTATAACCACCGTTTTCAGATTAGTGTATAAGCAGGGTCATAGGGTATGCTGCAGTGCTTGCCCACTTGCAATCCTGTTTGCAGTGCGTCATCAGTTCGAACAGGCGGGATTAACATGTGTCATATCATATCGTTCGGGTACACGTACACGTGGAGTACACTACACGACCTGACATTGACATACATCCTTTTGGTTTGTAGTGTCCGCAGTTGAACTGCGAGGTCTCGTATATATGGGCTTCAAATCAAAGACTGCAGTGGGAGATGCCATCACAAACTTTCAAACAAATAATCAACCAATTAAATTAATCGTGAAACCGAGATATtttctcaggccttgtttagttccaaaatattctgcaaaatggacactgtagctttttcgtttgtatttgacaaatattgtccaatcatggactaactaggctcaaaagatttgtctcgtcaattccgaccaaactgtgcaattagtttttatttttgtctatatttagtacttcatgcatgtgtctaaatattcgatgtgacggggaatctgaaaaattttgcaaaaatttttgggaactaaacaaggcctcagtgacTGAACAAAAAGAAACCACTGCCCCGCACCGCACCGCACTGCATGCCAGGGAGAGCCCGAGACCGACGCTCCCCGTCAGCTTCGTCGCAGAACCTGCGGAGTGCGGGCacgggcagcagcagcagccgccgccatGCCGGCCCATCCGGCAGCCGCTTTCGTTTCCGGCCCCGGGTCTCCGGGCATCCGCCGATTGTTGACACGATTCCTGCGGGGGGATCATTTGTGGCCAAGCGTTTAGAGAAGCGCAGCGACGTATCAGACCGGGGCCCCAGGCGGATGATCGACGGCATCCCGGACACGGCGGAGCGCGGGGGACCGATGGAGACCGACGATCCCGCTCCCGCACGCCTCCTCTGATCCTCTCCCTCGCACACGCGCGCGCGCCTCAGGCGGTCGTCGCGGCAAAAGGCACATCGCGATTCGGCGAGGCGAGGCTCGTATTCGGCTGCCTTTCAGTTTTCAGGCTGCCTGCCTGCATGTGCATGCCGCCTGTGCACCGGCCCTACCACTGGCGGAGCCACCGTCCGGCCATCCGGGCGGCCGGCCGGGCTCCACATCAAATTATAAAAGAAAtcttctttatatttatataaaattttatGATTTTATAGTTAAATATTCTGGACCCTACTACCGGGCGCGCAGAAAGCGGCTGTCCGTGTCGACGCTTGCCGCTTGGCCTGTGCCAAGGGCAACTTGGCCGCGTCTGTTCGTGCAGGAAAGGAACCGTGCTGATTTTATGATATGCTGTATATAGGTTACGATCAGGGCTCGGCAGGCGAAGGCGTAGAGTGATGATAACCTTGTGCAGTTATTATGGAACTTGTTTCATTTTCAAGGTGTACCGAGAAGAATCCAGCGAGAGAGGGCGTTCAGGAAGAAAAAAACAATtccgaaaaaaaaaagaaaaaatcgcTGATCCTGAGCTCGTGAGGTACAGAAGTTTACAAGTCCAGACGTGTGCTGACTCCAATCATCAGTACAGTAGTTTTACGTGCGTGACACAGACACGGACTCTCTCCAGTGTACTACTGCTACTATAACTCAATCATCACGGAATACAACGATCTTGGGCCAATGATCACAGAGGTTACGTGGTATGCAACGTGATTACGTGAGAGATCGTACGCCGCTCGAAACTCCCCCGTTCACGAACGGAGAGATGCAATGATTTTCTTGCACGGAGAAGCAGAACCAACgacgcgcccgcgcccgccgcgCCTCCCCCGGCCCGCGCTGACCGGTCGGTGCGCCGAAGAACACGGGCCAGGCTGTGCCCGATCACAATAATGTGTGCTGATCCACACAGCAGACAGCACGGGaagatctaggccttgtttagttccgaaaatttttgcaaaatcgacactgtagcactttcatttgtattcgacaaatattgtctaatcatagactaactaggcttcaaagattcgtttcgtcaattctgaccaaaccgtgcaattagtttttattttcgtctatatttaatactccatgcatacgtctaaagattcgatgtgacgaaaaatcttaagaattttacaaaattttttgagaactaaacaaggccctacatATGATAGGGTATCTCACTTGCCTCGCCCAGTCAGCCCCGCGCTAATAATCAGGAGCCGCGCGCGGCCGTGCGGCGTGCGCCCGCGGCACAAGGTTctcgacgcggcggcggcgcgacgtGTCGCCACGCGCACGCGCCGCGGTTCCAGGGTAGGCGGAGGCTGCGCGCGCGTCCGGATTCTATCGGTCGGCGGAGGTGAGATGTCGTTTTGCCGGTGGCCTCATGCTTCGGCTTCTCCCGCGCTCTCAAAGTGGACGGCTCGGCAAAGCGACACAACGACGGTGCTGAGTCACGCATACGAGCACTACGCCGCTGCCGCACCCGTAAGTAAAGAAATCGCGAAGCCTTtttcatttgttttttttttgttcccgTCTCGGTTTGTGTCCATTTGTGTTCGTGGCATCGTGCTGTGTCCCAATTTGACAGCTACTCCCTCATTaactgactgactgactgatTGATTAGTGAAACATGGGATGGGAACCAGGTGTTTTTATCTATCGTTGGTTGGCTTATCAGGCATGTTGTAAGACACAGACAGTACGTACCGgctaaggccatgtttagttggtgaaaagaaaaattttgtgacactgtagcactttcgtttgttagtggtaattattgtccaaccatgaactaactaggctcaaaagattcgtctcatatatttcgatcaaactgtgcaattagtttttattttcgtctatatttaatactctatacatgcgtctaaagattcgatgtgacagaaaatctttaaaaattttagattttggggtggaagtaaacaaggcggtGCTTATCAGATGGGATCAGGAGTTGGCAGGCACCACGCACCTGTTCATTATCCCCCCGCTGAAAACTCTGAAGGGGCTGGGCTGCTGTGCTTG is part of the Sorghum bicolor cultivar BTx623 chromosome 10, Sorghum_bicolor_NCBIv3, whole genome shotgun sequence genome and harbors:
- the LOC8067683 gene encoding uncharacterized protein LOC8067683, which gives rise to MGRRLSASTAAVASAEPLLPRALKRGVLLERCASRADDELQWFRSCLRWVCMDHSSGPAQAALSWLLFLVLAIIVPAAAHFLLAFRASRRPFSAVVQLSLSAASAAGFLCLSSSFRRVGLRRLLHLDKLRGKSDRVRLNYTARLAFSFRLLASLVAPCFAAEAAYKAWWYATSADRVPFFANDVLSDVLACSLEMASWMYRSAVYLLTCVLFRLICHLQGLRLEDFAGSLLEEVEEGRAGVETVLREHLDIRKQLKVISHRFRKFIVAALLIATASQFASVLLTTRRDSVDDLLNTGELALCSVVLMSGLIIILSSAAKITHQAQALTGHTTKWHACCTIEPVLEDGEPGSNQNSMIEQEPESDSDTEYSEETGDEDLLENTKIHMPHAHVISFQKRQALVTYLENNRAGITVFGFTLDRSYLHTIFMLEWTLFLWLLGKTIGFS